The DNA window TGGTAATATCTTCTGGTATAACTACTACAGAATAAACTAAAACATCTTTTTCATCTTTTATATTTAGTTTTTCTAGAATATGCTCTGGTATGTTGAACTCATAGTCTTCTTTAAATAAAAACGGGTTTGTAATTATAAATGCCAGCTCTGGTTGTTCTACTGATTGGAGCCACTTGAATGGTATATCCATATCTGGATTAGCTATTATGATAAATCTTTCAAGATCGTCAAAGCCTGGAATACCATCTTTGAAGTTGATTATGTTTTTTTCGTCTATTTCTATTTCGTTGAAGTCTCTTGTTAATAGCTTCATTGTTTAACCTCCTCATTTTGGGATTCTTCGCTAGCGCTCAGAATGACATTATTGTTATGATATTCTTTGCTATTGTTTAGAATAGCATACTCATCTTTAAAGCAATTTGGGAATGGCTATTAGCCATTCCCTATGCTTTATTATCTATGTATCTAATTTCTGTTTTTGGATATTGCTTCATATATATGTCCACTTTGCCTGGTCTATAGTCTGCCTCTGGTCTTCTCGGTGTATAGCTATGCTCTACTCCACCCAGCTGCCATTGTATATTTAAATATCCTGTTACATCTATTTTAGGCCTGCTAGTTGGTATGAGAGCAAAGTCAAATTCATGCTGCTTTGGCATAGAATTTTTGAAGGCTATTTCGGGTATAGCTTCAGGCATTTTTCTTTGTATCATAGCCATTCTGTTACCATCATCTACTATTCTAGCTATGCCTTCTAAGGCTTGCTGTCTACCTAGCTGTGCATATTCAGCAGCTACCTGAGACCAAGGCTTTCTTCCTGCTTCTGCAAAAGGTTGAGACTGATCTATAAGTACTTTAGGCAATTTCCTGTCTATTATCATCTGTGGCTTTATTTGCCTTATAGATTGTTCTCCCTTAGGCTGTCTCATGTCTAAATATGCATTTGTGGTTTCGATGCCTATTTGGCCTTTTACTGTTGTTATGCTTAGTGGCATTTTATCACCTCGAGATTCTTCACTATCGTTCAGAATGACAATATAAGATTCTTCGCTAACGTTCAGAATGACAACATAAGATTCTTTGCTAATGCTCAGAATGACTTGTGTTATTGATAAGCAATGGCCTTCCTACTATCTTAAGAAATCTACTAGACTAGGCTGGATAATTCTTGCTCCTGCTGACATAGATGCTAGATATACGCTTTCTGCCATTTTAAAGTTCATAATTACCTCTGCTAAGTCTGCATCCTCATTTTCTGATAGCAGTCTTTTAAAGTTTACGGCATCTGAGTCTAGTCTTTTTTGAGTCATTTCCAGTCTATTAGTCTTAGCTCCTATTTCGGCTTTTACTTCAAGTGTATTGCTAATTGAAGCATCTATAGTGCCTAAGCTATTACTTAATGCAGTAAAATCTTCATCTTCCAAATATTGCTCTATTTCTTCAAACATTTTTACAAGATAAGAATCATCTCCAGTACTCGCAGAAGCTGCACCATAGTCAGGAGTAGTTCCTACACCGAAAACTCTCATTCCTACTACATTTACATCAATATTTTCAGAAACTCCAACATTATAAGAAGATATTTCATTATTTTTCAATGTTTGATTTGGTTCTGAAGGGTCATTTTTAAGATAATATTTACCATTTTCATCTAGTAAAGGTCTATCTGTCTTAAACCCTGTAAATATTGATCTACCTGCATGTGTTGTGTTAGCAACTTGAACCACTTGATTTTTTAGTTCTGTTATTTCTTTTTTTATCATTTCCAGGTCTTCTTTATTTTTTGTACCATTTGCTGCATCTTCTGCAAGATATCTTGTTCTATTGAGCACTTCTCCAAGATGGGTTAGTGCATCCTCTGTAGTATACATCCAAGCAACAGCATCTCTCAGATTATTCTTATACTGTTCTATTTTTGATTGATCTGTATATAGCTTTAAGCTCTTTGATACTCCTATAGGATTATCTGAAGGAACTTGAAATAATTTACCTGATTGATATTGAGTTTGAAGCTTTTCCATTCTTCTTAAGTTTTTATTTAAGTTACCCATCATGTTTCTTACAAGCATACTGTTTGTTATTCTCAATTTATTCACCTCTTTTTATGGACGCCTGAGGCGCTCCTACTGTACTACTATAAATGCGAGATTCTTCGCTGACGCTCAGAATGACAACTTTAATTAATTCTCAATCCTCAATTCTCTTCTATCTTCCCACTAATCCCAATCTGTTTACAGTTATGTCATATAGTGCATCTAATGTACTTATCATCTTTGCTGATGCTGTATATGTTTTCATAAACCTAACCATATCTGCCATTTCTTCATCTGGGTCTACTGAAGATACTGAATCTATTCTTGTTTCAACACTTCCTACTATAAGTGCTTGGTTATCCTTCATTCTTATTGCGTATTGGCTAGATACCCCTAGGGTAGATATTATAGATGTTGCATAGTCCTCAGGTGTTCCTTGGGAATATGTGCTTCCACTAAAGAAAGTCTTACTTTCTCTTAGTTTTATGAGCTCTAATATGTTTTTATTGTTCTCAATGCCATTAGGATCAGTTGGTAAAGAAGGATCATCTGGGTTTCGACCTGCCGCTATGTTATCTAAGCTATCTTTTATCGACTGTGCTATAGATATGTTATCAGCCCTAATGTCTCCACCGCCTAGTGCTTCAAAGAAGTCTCCTCCTGCAACACCATTAGCATTGTAACCTTCTTTATGTACCTTATTTATTTGTTCAGCGAATATTTTAGCAAACTCATCAAGTCTCTTTACATAATATGGTATGCCACCATATTCACCATTTACTCCAGTCCCATCTCTTACATCTAGTAATCCTTTAAGCTCTCCACTTTTCAAAGCTACCTTATTTCCATTTTCCCATTCAACTTGTGCCAGTTCTTCACCTGTTATTTCGCTAACCTCTGTTCTTGGTGGATGTTTTAGCTTACTAAGGTTTGAATGCTCTACTAGAGAGGCTCCTCCTATAGATACCTTGTACTTTCCGTCTTGTTCGCTTACCTGCACATTTACTATCTTGGATAGTTCACTTACTAGTAAATCTCTCTGGTCCCTTAAATCATTAGCCTTGTTTCCATCTAGCTCAAGCCTGTATATTTGCTCATTTAAGTTTTTTATTTGAGAGCCTATATCATTTACCTTCTTGATTTGAGCACCTATCTGATAATTCGTATCCTTTTCAAGATTATATAGCTTAGTAGCAGTTTCATTAAGATGGTTTGTCATAGCTACAGCCTTTTCTCTAACTGCTACTCTATAGGAATCATCACCAGGATTTTTACTTAAGTCTTCTAAGGCGCCAAAGAATTGGTCCACATATTTGCTTAAGCCTTCTTCCCCATTTTCCTTTAAGATATGCTCTATATCCACTAAAGTGTTTCGCTTTATTTCCCATTCGCCTAAAGGTGCATTTTCTGTCCTAAACTTATAATCTAGATATGAATCCCGCACTCTTTCTACTGATGTTATATTAGTACCTGTCCCCACAAAGCCAATACCTGGCAAGCGATGTGGTGATGTAGCGTTTTGTGTAGCTACCTGTCTTGAGTAGCCTTCTGCATTTGCATTTGCTATATTGTGATTTGTAACATATAATCTTCTTTGACTAGCAAGTAGTCCTGAAACTGCTGTATTAAAACCTAACCAACTCATTTAGTCACCTCATTCGATTCATAATTCTTTTAAATACTAGATCCTTCGCTAGCGCTCAGGATGACAACTCTCCGTTTTCTATTCTCAGTTTCAAATTGTTATTCCTATCTTCCCACTATCCCCATCTTGTTTACTATTTGTTCAATCATCTCATCTATGGCATTTATTAACCTTGCATTTGCATTGTATGCATGTTGGAATTTAATCATTTCAGTCATTTCTTCGTCTAAGGAAACCCCTGACAATGAACTCCTTCTATCGTCAATTTGGTTTACTACCATTTCATGTGCATTGCTCATAGTTATAGCTTCATTGCCAGCTATACCAAAGTCAGTAATTATATCTCTATAGAAATTATCAGGATTTGTTTTACCGTCATTGAATATTCCGGTATATCTCAATTTTGCTATAGCTTCTGCTATTTTACCATCTCCAATATCTCCTGACTCTGAAGCTGCTATTTCATCTAATGAATCTAAGACATCATTTAACTTTATATTTCCTGCCCAATGTTCATTACTTGGATCTTGTTTAACAAAAAAGTCTATTCCTGTGTTTCCAGTAAGTGTCTTTCCTGTACTGTGTATTTCATTAATGGCCTCTGATAACCCTTTGACATACTCATCCAGCTGTTTTTTCATAGTAGGTATTATATATTTATATTCAGTTGTATCTGTTATTTCAGACTCCTGACCATAGTATCCTCTAGCATATAATAAACCTATCAATTCTCCGCTTTTTAAATCTCTTTCTGGTAAAAGCTCTTCGCCTGTATCCTTCCAAAATACATCTACAAAAGGACTTCCATTATTTTTAGCCTCAATTTCTCTATGTATGCCATCTGACACAATATGTGCGCCGCCAACGGCTACATTAATGGCTCCATTGTTGCTTGTATAGTAATCAACCTTTACTATCTGAGATAATCTATCTAAATAACCGTTTCTAGTGTCTCTATAGTCATTTGCAGTAACTCCCATGGCTTCCGCAGACATTATTTTAGTATTTAATTCAGCTATGCCATTTGTCAGATAGTTAACTTCATCTACTATATTTTTTATATTATTATCTAGATTAAACTGTAAGGATTCTAGCTGTGTGTACATATGATTTACTGAGCCTACAAACTCTATGGCTCTTTCTCTCAAAAGTCCTCTAGCAGTTTGACTACCAGGAGTTTTATACACTTCCTCCCATGAGCCCCAAAACTTATCCATCAAGCCTTGCATTGCATCTTCCGAAAGCTCTCGAACTATACCTTCTACTTGATCGAAAACATTGGACCTTGAAACCCAGTACCCAAGCTCTGAAGCTTCTTTCCTGACCTTTGTATCTAAAAATTCATCTCTTATCTGTCTAATCTGCTGAACATCTACCCCTGTTCCAATATAATTAGTTAAACTAATTCTAGAGTACCTTGAATCGGCGTGTAACGCCTGCTGTCTTACATACAAAGGGTTGTCTGAGTTTGCTATATTATGTGAAATTGTATCTAGGGATCTTTTATTTGCATATAATCCCGATATTCCAATGGATAATCCTCTAAAAGAAGACATTTAATCTCCTGCCTTTCTATGCTTTAGTATCAAATAAGCTGATTTTTTGTGAAGTCTGCTCCTTCTGAACCTTATTATTATATATTCCTCGATCTGATGTATTTGTCAAAAGGTTAATATTCACTTCTATATACTCTAGAGTGTCTTTAATGAGCAAACTATTTAAATCATTTTTTTCTTTTAAGGAATTAAGCACCTTAGAAAACTTTTTAGTAATGCTCTCTATTTCCTGCTTTATTCCATCAGAATTGTCAATATGATTTAATAAATCCGTTACAGTCGAATCTTCTTTGATGCCTAAATGTTTGTGAATATTATTAATTACCTTTTCTCTTCTTTCTTCAAGCTGTCCTAGTTTTAATATAAGGCTGTTCTCCACTTGTGTAATATTATCTAAATCATTAATTCTTCCACTCGTAATAATCTCTGTTTTTTTTACTGTCAATTCATGCATTTCTTCATATACCTTTAATTCATCTAATAAAACATCCTTTAGTTCTTCCGTGAGGACTTTCATCAAATCACCGCCTGTCCTATGCTTTTTTATCGAAGCTTACATTTTCTAATATTTTTTCAGCAATCTTACCTGCATCTATTACATATGTTCCTGTTCGAATCTGCTCTTTAATAGCTTCTACCTTTTCTTTTCTTATATCTGGAACATTTTTTATTGCATTCATAGCAATCTGATAATCTTTGGCAGTATCCGATAAACTAAGCTGGTCGTTTTTACTTACTTTATTAGCCTTAGAAGATTCTTTGCTAATTTCCTGCTTTCTATAAGCCTGCATTATTTTATTTATGTTATTGTTATTGAAAATTTTCATAAAAACACCCCATTCATATCCGTCATCTAAATATATTATCGGTAGGAATGGGGTATAACTTTAATTTTTTATTATTTTTTGCGTCTTTCAGCAATATACATCCTATCGCTACTCTTTCCTAGGTCTTTTCTAGATCCAGGAATATTGCCTGATACTGCACCTCTAAACTCTCTCTCCATTTCAGAAATGCATTTGTTGCAGAATTTTCCCGTTTTAATAGGTGCCCCACATCTTTCACAGTCTAATATTAAATTCGGGCTGCTATCTGTTATTTCCAGCTTACCTTCTCTTAAAAATTTCAATATTTTCTTTGTATCTACACCAGTTACCTCTGATACCGTCTGAATATCGGCACCTGGATTATCGTAAAGGAAATCTTTAACTGCTTTAAATTCTTCTACATCACTATTTCTGCATATTGGGCACAAATCAAAACTATCGTTCGCAAAAATTCTATTACATTTTTTACAGTTTTTTATATTCATATGTTTCACCCCCGAACAACAAATAAATTCTCTGCTACGTCTTTAAGAATAGTTTTCGATACTTTATGATAAAATCCTTCTTTTTCTTACCTAATTTTTAGGATTGATAATTTAGTCCTATAAATGTCTTCCTGTAGCAATGGTAAGCACTATTATTTCCGCCGCACCACTTTCTATGAGAGTTCTCGAACATTCATTTACTGTAGCGCCTGTAGTGAATATATCGTCAACTAAAAGAATCCTTTTTTCTTTAAATACCCTGTTATTCTTGGTTTTAAAAGCCCCTTTTATATTTTGCTGTCTTTCATATCTATCTAGCTTGTTTTGTATTTTAGTGGCTCTTATTCTTATGAGATTGTTATTGTCTAGTGGTACATCTAGCTTTGATGAGATGTATCTAGCTAAAAGCTCGGATTGGTTGTAGCCTCTTTCTGCTTTCCTAGATCTGTGAAGAGGCACTGGAACTATAAGGTCGATATGGCCTATATTTTCTTTTTCTAACTCATATAGCATTAGCTCACCAAAGGATTTGTACATATATGGCTTTGATTCATATTTGAACCTGTAGATAGCCTTTCTTAAAATCCCTGAAAACTCCAAGGGAGAAATGGCTCTTGTAAAATAAAACGTCTTATTTGCACAATAGCTGCATCTGTCTGAGATATTTCCCTCATAGGTAGGCTTGCCGCAGGTAGAGCATTTATCCTCGTTAATGAAGGAAAGCTTGTCCCTGCAATCACTGCATAGATGATCTTCCTTTACGTCCTCATCATAATGGTCGCAGTAAAAGCATACTCCTTCTTCTGGAAACAAGAGATCTAATGCAGAATTGTATAATTTCTTTAGTAGGTTTTCTTTGTTAGACATGACAACCTCCATAAACTTAAATCCATCGCTAGTAGATCCTTCGTGAGTAAGGTTTATACTGTCAGTCTCAGGATGACAAAATACTTGTCGGCTTATATGGTCCATCTCAGGATGACAATTCTCAATTATAAAACAGCCAATAGCCGTTTTACTCCCTCATCATCATGTCGAAGACTTTCAAAAGTCTTTTATCAAGACCTGAGTACCTTTTTAATATTCTATTATTATTTATCATCATATGCATATATTTTTCCATGCCTACTAATACTACTAACTCTTTTGCTCTTGTAATAGCTGTATATAGCAGATTTCTTGTAAGAAGCATAGGAGGCCCCCAGCATACTGGCATGATCACTACAGGAAATTCACTTCCTTGGCTTTTATGGATTGTTGTAGCATAGGCAAGTCTTAGCTCATCAAGCTGATTAAAGCTATATATTACTTCCTTATTATCGTCAAATAGTACTGTAAGCTCGCTTTCCTCTTCATCAATAGCAGTTATAAATCCAAAATCTCCATTAAAAACTCCTTCACCTTCAGTAATGCTTCCATCCTTTTCCTCAAGAATCCATTTAGTCTTATAATTGTTCTTTATCTGCATTACCTTATCCCCTACTCTAAACAGCATGTCTCCAGATTTCTTTTCTGCTTTTAGGTGATGCTTAGGATTTAATGCTTGCTGGAGCTTTTCATTTAATGCATTTACACCTGCATCTCCTTTTTTCATAGATGTAAGTATCTGAATATCTCTAGCTGGATCGTATCCGTTAAATTTAGGCAGTCTCTCTTGGCTTAGTTCAATTATTGTATCTACTATGCTTTCAGAGCTTAATCTAGTCATAAAGAAGAAATCCTTATCCTTTACATTTAGGTATGGAGCTTCCCCTTTATTGATTCTATGTGCATTTACTACTATCATACTTTCTCTTGCCTGTCTAAAAATCTCGTCTAGCTTTACTACTTTAACAATTTTACTATTTATAATATCCCTAAGAACATTTCCTGCCCCTACTGATGGCAGCTGATCTGTATCACCTACTAATATTAGTCTGGTTCCCGGCAGTATTGCCTTTGTAAGATTGTTCATTAGAAGTATATCTACCATTGACATCTCGTCTATAATGACAACATCAGCTTCTATTGGAGTTCCTTCATCTTTTGCAAAGTCCATTCCAAGCTCATCATCTACAAAGCCATATTCCAGAAGTCTATGGATGGTCTTGGCTTCTTTTCCCGATGCTTCACTCATTCTTTTAGCTGCTCTTCCAGTTGGTGCAGCCAATGTAACTGTAAGGCCCTTCTTTTCAAAAAGCTTTATAATGCTATTAATAGTAGTAGTCTTTCCGGTACCTGGCCCCCCTGTAACTACTAATAGTCCATTTTCTATGGCCTGTCTTATGGCTTCCTTCTGCTTTTCTGCAAATTTTATATTATCCTCTTCTTCAATATCTTCTATGACTCTATTTAAATCTATATCAAGGCTCTTTACCTCTGATCTCGATAGCTCAATTATTTTTTTACATACATTAGTCTCCGCAAAATAAAATGGCATATAGTATACGCATATTTCATCTCCATCTAGTCTTTCTAGCTGTATTTCCTGCTTTATGGCTAGACTTTTTATTCCATCAGCTACTAGTTCCCTTTCAACATTTAGCAGCTCTGATGTCAGCCTTATTAAGAGCTCCTGCGGTGCATAGGTATGGCCTTCTGCCGAAAACTCCATTAGCCTAAATTTAATTCCAGCATTTATTCTATATGGTGATCTAAAATCTACTCCCATGCTTTGAGCTATTTTATCTGCCATTTTAAAGCCTATACCAACTATATCCTCTGATAATCTGTAAGGATTTTCTTTTATTTTTATTATGGCTTCATTTCCATATTTTTTATATATTCTTATACCATAATTAGGTCCTATGCCGTAGTTTTGAAGGAATATCATTATATCTCTCAGTTCTCTTTGTTCAATAAATGCCTCTGCAATCTTTTCAATCTTTTTTTCTCCTAAGCCTGGGATTTCTTTTAGTCTATCCGGATTGTATTGCAGAATATCTAATGAATCTAAACCAAATTTTTCAGCTATTTTTTCTGC is part of the Proteiniborus sp. MB09-C3 genome and encodes:
- the fliW gene encoding flagellar assembly protein FliW encodes the protein MKLLTRDFNEIEIDEKNIINFKDGIPGFDDLERFIIIANPDMDIPFKWLQSVEQPELAFIITNPFLFKEDYEFNIPEHILEKLNIKDEKDVLVYSVVVIPEDITKMTANLAGPIIINTREKLGKQIVLDDNRYTTKHYILENAKAKGKEE
- a CDS encoding DUF6470 family protein, translating into MPLSITTVKGQIGIETTNAYLDMRQPKGEQSIRQIKPQMIIDRKLPKVLIDQSQPFAEAGRKPWSQVAAEYAQLGRQQALEGIARIVDDGNRMAMIQRKMPEAIPEIAFKNSMPKQHEFDFALIPTSRPKIDVTGYLNIQWQLGGVEHSYTPRRPEADYRPGKVDIYMKQYPKTEIRYIDNKA
- the flgL gene encoding flagellar hook-associated protein FlgL, which codes for MRITNSMLVRNMMGNLNKNLRRMEKLQTQYQSGKLFQVPSDNPIGVSKSLKLYTDQSKIEQYKNNLRDAVAWMYTTEDALTHLGEVLNRTRYLAEDAANGTKNKEDLEMIKKEITELKNQVVQVANTTHAGRSIFTGFKTDRPLLDENGKYYLKNDPSEPNQTLKNNEISSYNVGVSENIDVNVVGMRVFGVGTTPDYGAASASTGDDSYLVKMFEEIEQYLEDEDFTALSNSLGTIDASISNTLEVKAEIGAKTNRLEMTQKRLDSDAVNFKRLLSENEDADLAEVIMNFKMAESVYLASMSAGARIIQPSLVDFLR
- the flgK gene encoding flagellar hook-associated protein FlgK; amino-acid sequence: MSWLGFNTAVSGLLASQRRLYVTNHNIANANAEGYSRQVATQNATSPHRLPGIGFVGTGTNITSVERVRDSYLDYKFRTENAPLGEWEIKRNTLVDIEHILKENGEEGLSKYVDQFFGALEDLSKNPGDDSYRVAVREKAVAMTNHLNETATKLYNLEKDTNYQIGAQIKKVNDIGSQIKNLNEQIYRLELDGNKANDLRDQRDLLVSELSKIVNVQVSEQDGKYKVSIGGASLVEHSNLSKLKHPPRTEVSEITGEELAQVEWENGNKVALKSGELKGLLDVRDGTGVNGEYGGIPYYVKRLDEFAKIFAEQINKVHKEGYNANGVAGGDFFEALGGGDIRADNISIAQSIKDSLDNIAAGRNPDDPSLPTDPNGIENNKNILELIKLRESKTFFSGSTYSQGTPEDYATSIISTLGVSSQYAIRMKDNQALIVGSVETRIDSVSSVDPDEEMADMVRFMKTYTASAKMISTLDALYDITVNRLGLVGR
- the flgK gene encoding flagellar hook-associated protein FlgK, whose protein sequence is MSSFRGLSIGISGLYANKRSLDTISHNIANSDNPLYVRQQALHADSRYSRISLTNYIGTGVDVQQIRQIRDEFLDTKVRKEASELGYWVSRSNVFDQVEGIVRELSEDAMQGLMDKFWGSWEEVYKTPGSQTARGLLRERAIEFVGSVNHMYTQLESLQFNLDNNIKNIVDEVNYLTNGIAELNTKIMSAEAMGVTANDYRDTRNGYLDRLSQIVKVDYYTSNNGAINVAVGGAHIVSDGIHREIEAKNNGSPFVDVFWKDTGEELLPERDLKSGELIGLLYARGYYGQESEITDTTEYKYIIPTMKKQLDEYVKGLSEAINEIHSTGKTLTGNTGIDFFVKQDPSNEHWAGNIKLNDVLDSLDEIAASESGDIGDGKIAEAIAKLRYTGIFNDGKTNPDNFYRDIITDFGIAGNEAITMSNAHEMVVNQIDDRRSSLSGVSLDEEMTEMIKFQHAYNANARLINAIDEMIEQIVNKMGIVGR
- a CDS encoding flagellar protein FlgN; this encodes MKVLTEELKDVLLDELKVYEEMHELTVKKTEIITSGRINDLDNITQVENSLILKLGQLEERREKVINNIHKHLGIKEDSTVTDLLNHIDNSDGIKQEIESITKKFSKVLNSLKEKNDLNSLLIKDTLEYIEVNINLLTNTSDRGIYNNKVQKEQTSQKISLFDTKA
- the flgM gene encoding flagellar biosynthesis anti-sigma factor FlgM; the encoded protein is MKIFNNNNINKIMQAYRKQEISKESSKANKVSKNDQLSLSDTAKDYQIAMNAIKNVPDIRKEKVEAIKEQIRTGTYVIDAGKIAEKILENVSFDKKA
- a CDS encoding TIGR03826 family flagellar region protein, with the protein product MNIKNCKKCNRIFANDSFDLCPICRNSDVEEFKAVKDFLYDNPGADIQTVSEVTGVDTKKILKFLREGKLEITDSSPNLILDCERCGAPIKTGKFCNKCISEMEREFRGAVSGNIPGSRKDLGKSSDRMYIAERRKK
- a CDS encoding ComF family protein, translating into MSNKENLLKKLYNSALDLLFPEEGVCFYCDHYDEDVKEDHLCSDCRDKLSFINEDKCSTCGKPTYEGNISDRCSYCANKTFYFTRAISPLEFSGILRKAIYRFKYESKPYMYKSFGELMLYELEKENIGHIDLIVPVPLHRSRKAERGYNQSELLARYISSKLDVPLDNNNLIRIRATKIQNKLDRYERQQNIKGAFKTKNNRVFKEKRILLVDDIFTTGATVNECSRTLIESGAAEIIVLTIATGRHL
- a CDS encoding ATP-dependent RecD-like DNA helicase, whose protein sequence is MVTLQGTIEEIIFHNESNGYTIAILETDDDVVTIVGYIPIISLGETLNVQGEWTYHVNYGQQLKVDTYSTVVPATLNGIVKYLSSGLIPGIGPKTAEKIAEKFGLDSLDILQYNPDRLKEIPGLGEKKIEKIAEAFIEQRELRDIMIFLQNYGIGPNYGIRIYKKYGNEAIIKIKENPYRLSEDIVGIGFKMADKIAQSMGVDFRSPYRINAGIKFRLMEFSAEGHTYAPQELLIRLTSELLNVERELVADGIKSLAIKQEIQLERLDGDEICVYYMPFYFAETNVCKKIIELSRSEVKSLDIDLNRVIEDIEEEDNIKFAEKQKEAIRQAIENGLLVVTGGPGTGKTTTINSIIKLFEKKGLTVTLAAPTGRAAKRMSEASGKEAKTIHRLLEYGFVDDELGMDFAKDEGTPIEADVVIIDEMSMVDILLMNNLTKAILPGTRLILVGDTDQLPSVGAGNVLRDIINSKIVKVVKLDEIFRQARESMIVVNAHRINKGEAPYLNVKDKDFFFMTRLSSESIVDTIIELSQERLPKFNGYDPARDIQILTSMKKGDAGVNALNEKLQQALNPKHHLKAEKKSGDMLFRVGDKVMQIKNNYKTKWILEEKDGSITEGEGVFNGDFGFITAIDEEESELTVLFDDNKEVIYSFNQLDELRLAYATTIHKSQGSEFPVVIMPVCWGPPMLLTRNLLYTAITRAKELVVLVGMEKYMHMMINNNRILKRYSGLDKRLLKVFDMMMRE